The following proteins are encoded in a genomic region of Bombus pyrosoma isolate SC7728 linkage group LG1, ASM1482585v1, whole genome shotgun sequence:
- the LOC122570012 gene encoding protein Hook homolog 3 isoform X2, translated as MDDQQLNNLIKWLDTFDLQAPHSTAEDISDGVALADVLAQIAPEWFTAAWRAKIKTDVSSNWRLKLSGYIKPDATKIGEHCDNYELHRLLQLILGCAVNCNQKQQYITRIMGMEETVQQAIMQSIQELESNMHGPRLSLGTSLNFESLDVADGTQQRLLAELQVTVDMKEQLAQKCHELDQQLSLLQEEKAALVTENKKLQERLDEFENPEESGSILRYSGLRKQVEALKDELFKVETSRDDYRLKVELLEKEVLELQSRQEDLQKAADEANHLKDEIDALRETADKVAKYEQTIESYKKKMEDLSDLKRQVKMLEDKNLEYLQSKIDYEEESKRTTMLRNHLELCKQQLAEAHHKLDEQTNKCDKLEFEGKKMEAKLSTLQRERDRLIVERDALKETNEELKCTQLQAAENIAKPTTDSTVANTEMIPLEIKEKLVCLQLENKMLKLKQKGNEDKLPTVQALLEDSEERLNILRGKNRKANQRIIELENRLEEALGSQSSGDNKTDINLGQKLTQLQDELGKIQAEKERLILQVEERENALQAQKQKAFALQEKLTRREYENAALEERYKKYVEKAKSVIKSLDPKQNNSSPNEVAVLRNQILEQRKIMEDMERSLKESKLIKEMEEKLMISAFYRLGLTCHREAIDHRLAALSSASQGQSFLARQRQPSARRHPPYNSK; from the exons ATGGACGATcagcaattaaataatttaattaaatggttAGATACATTTGATCTTCAAGCTCCTCATTCCACAGCAGAAGATATAAGTGATGGTGTTGCTTTAGCAGATGTCTTAGCTCAAATTGCTCCCGAGTGGTTTACTGCTGCTTGGAGAGCGAAAATTAAAACAGATGTTAGTTCTAACTGGCGATTAAAA TTATCAGGTTACATTAAACCCGATGCAACTAAAATTGGAGAACACTGTGATAACTATGAACTGCACCGTTTATTACAGTTAATTCTTGGTTGTGCAGTTAACTGCAATCAGAAACAGCAATATATAACAAGAATTATGGGAATGGAAGAAACTGTTCAACAAGCAATTATGCAAAGCATTCAAGAATTAGAAAGTAATATGCATGGACCAAGATTAAGTTTAGGTACTAGCCTTAATTTTGAATCTTTGGATGTAGCTGATGGTACTCAGCAAAGATTATTAGCAGAACTTCAAGTAACTGTTGATATGAAAGAACAATTAGCACAAAAATGTCATGAACTCGATCAACAACTTTCGCttttacaagaagaaaaagcagcATTAGtgacagaaaataaaaagcttcAAGAAAGATTGgatgaatttgaaaatccAGAAGAGTCTGGTTCTATCTTAAGATATTCTGGTCTTAGAAAACAAGTAGAAGCATTGAaagatgaattatttaaagtagAAACATCTAGAGATGATTATAGACTAAAGGTAGAGCTATTAGAAAAGGAAGTATTAGAATTACAATCTAGGCAAGAAGATTTACAAAAAGCAGCTGATGAGGCCAATCACTTGAAAGATGAGATAGATGCATTAAGAGAAACTGCAGATAAAGTAGCAAAGTATGAACAGACAATAGAAtcatacaaaaagaaaatggaagattTGAGTGATTTAAAAAGACAAGTTAAAATGTTAGAAGATAAGAATTTGGAGTATCTACAATCCAAAATAGATTACGAAGAGGAATCAAAACGGACTACAATGCTCCGTAATCATTTAGAACTTTGTAAACAACAACTTGCTGAAGCACATCATAAATTGGATGAACAAACTAATAAATGTGATAAACTTGAATTTGAAGGGAAAAAAATGGAAGCAAAATTAAGCACtttacaaagagaaagagatagattAATTGTAGAAAGAGATgctttaaaagaaacaaatgagGAATTGAAATGCACACAATTGCAAGCAGCAGAAAATATAGCAAAACCTACCACTGACAGTACTGTTGCAAATACGGAAATGATTCCtcttgaaattaaagaaaaactaGTTTGTTTAcaacttgaaaataaaatgttgaaactTAAACAGAAAGGAAATGAGGATAAATTACCAACAGTTCAAGCACTATTAGAAGATTCAGAGGAAAGATTGAATATACTTAGAGGTAAAAATCGCAAAGCTAATCaaagaataattgaattaGAAAATAGATTGGAAGAAGCATTGGGCAGTCAATCAAGCGGAGACAATAAAACTGATATCAATTTAGGACAAAAGTTAACACAGCTACAAGATGAACTAGGAAAAATACAAGCAGAAAAAGaacgtttaattttacaaGTCGAAGAGCGGGAAAATGCATTACAAGCTCAAAAGCAGAAAGCTTTTGCACTACAGGAAAAGTTAACACGCAGAGAGTATGAAAATGCTGCACTAGAGGAACGTTACaaaaaatatgttgaaaaaGCAAAAAGTGTAATAAAAAGTTTAGATCCTAAGCAAAACAATTCATCTCCTAATGAGGTAGCTGTTTTGAGGAATCAAATTTTAGAGCAACGTAAAATTATGGAGGATATGGAACGTTCTTTGAAAGaatctaaattaattaaagaaatggaagaaaagttAATGATATCTGCATTTTATCGCTTAGGTTTAACTTGTCATAGAGAAGCAATTGATCATCGGCTTGCAGCCTTAAGTTCAGCAAGTCAGGGACAATCTTTCTTAGCAAGGCAAAGACAACCATCTGCTAGACGGCATCCGCCTTATAACTCTAAATAA
- the LOC122570012 gene encoding protein Hook homolog 3 isoform X1 encodes MDDQQLNNLIKWLDTFDLQAPHSTAEDISDGVALADVLAQIAPEWFTAAWRAKIKTDVSSNWRLKVSNLKKIVEAIMEYYIECLNQQLSGYIKPDATKIGEHCDNYELHRLLQLILGCAVNCNQKQQYITRIMGMEETVQQAIMQSIQELESNMHGPRLSLGTSLNFESLDVADGTQQRLLAELQVTVDMKEQLAQKCHELDQQLSLLQEEKAALVTENKKLQERLDEFENPEESGSILRYSGLRKQVEALKDELFKVETSRDDYRLKVELLEKEVLELQSRQEDLQKAADEANHLKDEIDALRETADKVAKYEQTIESYKKKMEDLSDLKRQVKMLEDKNLEYLQSKIDYEEESKRTTMLRNHLELCKQQLAEAHHKLDEQTNKCDKLEFEGKKMEAKLSTLQRERDRLIVERDALKETNEELKCTQLQAAENIAKPTTDSTVANTEMIPLEIKEKLVCLQLENKMLKLKQKGNEDKLPTVQALLEDSEERLNILRGKNRKANQRIIELENRLEEALGSQSSGDNKTDINLGQKLTQLQDELGKIQAEKERLILQVEERENALQAQKQKAFALQEKLTRREYENAALEERYKKYVEKAKSVIKSLDPKQNNSSPNEVAVLRNQILEQRKIMEDMERSLKESKLIKEMEEKLMISAFYRLGLTCHREAIDHRLAALSSASQGQSFLARQRQPSARRHPPYNSK; translated from the coding sequence ATGGACGATcagcaattaaataatttaattaaatggttAGATACATTTGATCTTCAAGCTCCTCATTCCACAGCAGAAGATATAAGTGATGGTGTTGCTTTAGCAGATGTCTTAGCTCAAATTGCTCCCGAGTGGTTTACTGCTGCTTGGAGAGCGAAAATTAAAACAGATGTTAGTTCTAACTGGCGATTAAAAGTTAGTaatcttaaaaaaattgttgaggctataatggaatattatatagaatgtTTAAATCAACAGTTATCAGGTTACATTAAACCCGATGCAACTAAAATTGGAGAACACTGTGATAACTATGAACTGCACCGTTTATTACAGTTAATTCTTGGTTGTGCAGTTAACTGCAATCAGAAACAGCAATATATAACAAGAATTATGGGAATGGAAGAAACTGTTCAACAAGCAATTATGCAAAGCATTCAAGAATTAGAAAGTAATATGCATGGACCAAGATTAAGTTTAGGTACTAGCCTTAATTTTGAATCTTTGGATGTAGCTGATGGTACTCAGCAAAGATTATTAGCAGAACTTCAAGTAACTGTTGATATGAAAGAACAATTAGCACAAAAATGTCATGAACTCGATCAACAACTTTCGCttttacaagaagaaaaagcagcATTAGtgacagaaaataaaaagcttcAAGAAAGATTGgatgaatttgaaaatccAGAAGAGTCTGGTTCTATCTTAAGATATTCTGGTCTTAGAAAACAAGTAGAAGCATTGAaagatgaattatttaaagtagAAACATCTAGAGATGATTATAGACTAAAGGTAGAGCTATTAGAAAAGGAAGTATTAGAATTACAATCTAGGCAAGAAGATTTACAAAAAGCAGCTGATGAGGCCAATCACTTGAAAGATGAGATAGATGCATTAAGAGAAACTGCAGATAAAGTAGCAAAGTATGAACAGACAATAGAAtcatacaaaaagaaaatggaagattTGAGTGATTTAAAAAGACAAGTTAAAATGTTAGAAGATAAGAATTTGGAGTATCTACAATCCAAAATAGATTACGAAGAGGAATCAAAACGGACTACAATGCTCCGTAATCATTTAGAACTTTGTAAACAACAACTTGCTGAAGCACATCATAAATTGGATGAACAAACTAATAAATGTGATAAACTTGAATTTGAAGGGAAAAAAATGGAAGCAAAATTAAGCACtttacaaagagaaagagatagattAATTGTAGAAAGAGATgctttaaaagaaacaaatgagGAATTGAAATGCACACAATTGCAAGCAGCAGAAAATATAGCAAAACCTACCACTGACAGTACTGTTGCAAATACGGAAATGATTCCtcttgaaattaaagaaaaactaGTTTGTTTAcaacttgaaaataaaatgttgaaactTAAACAGAAAGGAAATGAGGATAAATTACCAACAGTTCAAGCACTATTAGAAGATTCAGAGGAAAGATTGAATATACTTAGAGGTAAAAATCGCAAAGCTAATCaaagaataattgaattaGAAAATAGATTGGAAGAAGCATTGGGCAGTCAATCAAGCGGAGACAATAAAACTGATATCAATTTAGGACAAAAGTTAACACAGCTACAAGATGAACTAGGAAAAATACAAGCAGAAAAAGaacgtttaattttacaaGTCGAAGAGCGGGAAAATGCATTACAAGCTCAAAAGCAGAAAGCTTTTGCACTACAGGAAAAGTTAACACGCAGAGAGTATGAAAATGCTGCACTAGAGGAACGTTACaaaaaatatgttgaaaaaGCAAAAAGTGTAATAAAAAGTTTAGATCCTAAGCAAAACAATTCATCTCCTAATGAGGTAGCTGTTTTGAGGAATCAAATTTTAGAGCAACGTAAAATTATGGAGGATATGGAACGTTCTTTGAAAGaatctaaattaattaaagaaatggaagaaaagttAATGATATCTGCATTTTATCGCTTAGGTTTAACTTGTCATAGAGAAGCAATTGATCATCGGCTTGCAGCCTTAAGTTCAGCAAGTCAGGGACAATCTTTCTTAGCAAGGCAAAGACAACCATCTGCTAGACGGCATCCGCCTTATAACTCTAAATAA
- the LOC122570012 gene encoding protein Hook homolog 3 isoform X3 — protein sequence MEYYIECLNQQLSGYIKPDATKIGEHCDNYELHRLLQLILGCAVNCNQKQQYITRIMGMEETVQQAIMQSIQELESNMHGPRLSLGTSLNFESLDVADGTQQRLLAELQVTVDMKEQLAQKCHELDQQLSLLQEEKAALVTENKKLQERLDEFENPEESGSILRYSGLRKQVEALKDELFKVETSRDDYRLKVELLEKEVLELQSRQEDLQKAADEANHLKDEIDALRETADKVAKYEQTIESYKKKMEDLSDLKRQVKMLEDKNLEYLQSKIDYEEESKRTTMLRNHLELCKQQLAEAHHKLDEQTNKCDKLEFEGKKMEAKLSTLQRERDRLIVERDALKETNEELKCTQLQAAENIAKPTTDSTVANTEMIPLEIKEKLVCLQLENKMLKLKQKGNEDKLPTVQALLEDSEERLNILRGKNRKANQRIIELENRLEEALGSQSSGDNKTDINLGQKLTQLQDELGKIQAEKERLILQVEERENALQAQKQKAFALQEKLTRREYENAALEERYKKYVEKAKSVIKSLDPKQNNSSPNEVAVLRNQILEQRKIMEDMERSLKESKLIKEMEEKLMISAFYRLGLTCHREAIDHRLAALSSASQGQSFLARQRQPSARRHPPYNSK from the coding sequence atggaatattatatagaatgtTTAAATCAACAGTTATCAGGTTACATTAAACCCGATGCAACTAAAATTGGAGAACACTGTGATAACTATGAACTGCACCGTTTATTACAGTTAATTCTTGGTTGTGCAGTTAACTGCAATCAGAAACAGCAATATATAACAAGAATTATGGGAATGGAAGAAACTGTTCAACAAGCAATTATGCAAAGCATTCAAGAATTAGAAAGTAATATGCATGGACCAAGATTAAGTTTAGGTACTAGCCTTAATTTTGAATCTTTGGATGTAGCTGATGGTACTCAGCAAAGATTATTAGCAGAACTTCAAGTAACTGTTGATATGAAAGAACAATTAGCACAAAAATGTCATGAACTCGATCAACAACTTTCGCttttacaagaagaaaaagcagcATTAGtgacagaaaataaaaagcttcAAGAAAGATTGgatgaatttgaaaatccAGAAGAGTCTGGTTCTATCTTAAGATATTCTGGTCTTAGAAAACAAGTAGAAGCATTGAaagatgaattatttaaagtagAAACATCTAGAGATGATTATAGACTAAAGGTAGAGCTATTAGAAAAGGAAGTATTAGAATTACAATCTAGGCAAGAAGATTTACAAAAAGCAGCTGATGAGGCCAATCACTTGAAAGATGAGATAGATGCATTAAGAGAAACTGCAGATAAAGTAGCAAAGTATGAACAGACAATAGAAtcatacaaaaagaaaatggaagattTGAGTGATTTAAAAAGACAAGTTAAAATGTTAGAAGATAAGAATTTGGAGTATCTACAATCCAAAATAGATTACGAAGAGGAATCAAAACGGACTACAATGCTCCGTAATCATTTAGAACTTTGTAAACAACAACTTGCTGAAGCACATCATAAATTGGATGAACAAACTAATAAATGTGATAAACTTGAATTTGAAGGGAAAAAAATGGAAGCAAAATTAAGCACtttacaaagagaaagagatagattAATTGTAGAAAGAGATgctttaaaagaaacaaatgagGAATTGAAATGCACACAATTGCAAGCAGCAGAAAATATAGCAAAACCTACCACTGACAGTACTGTTGCAAATACGGAAATGATTCCtcttgaaattaaagaaaaactaGTTTGTTTAcaacttgaaaataaaatgttgaaactTAAACAGAAAGGAAATGAGGATAAATTACCAACAGTTCAAGCACTATTAGAAGATTCAGAGGAAAGATTGAATATACTTAGAGGTAAAAATCGCAAAGCTAATCaaagaataattgaattaGAAAATAGATTGGAAGAAGCATTGGGCAGTCAATCAAGCGGAGACAATAAAACTGATATCAATTTAGGACAAAAGTTAACACAGCTACAAGATGAACTAGGAAAAATACAAGCAGAAAAAGaacgtttaattttacaaGTCGAAGAGCGGGAAAATGCATTACAAGCTCAAAAGCAGAAAGCTTTTGCACTACAGGAAAAGTTAACACGCAGAGAGTATGAAAATGCTGCACTAGAGGAACGTTACaaaaaatatgttgaaaaaGCAAAAAGTGTAATAAAAAGTTTAGATCCTAAGCAAAACAATTCATCTCCTAATGAGGTAGCTGTTTTGAGGAATCAAATTTTAGAGCAACGTAAAATTATGGAGGATATGGAACGTTCTTTGAAAGaatctaaattaattaaagaaatggaagaaaagttAATGATATCTGCATTTTATCGCTTAGGTTTAACTTGTCATAGAGAAGCAATTGATCATCGGCTTGCAGCCTTAAGTTCAGCAAGTCAGGGACAATCTTTCTTAGCAAGGCAAAGACAACCATCTGCTAGACGGCATCCGCCTTATAACTCTAAATAA
- the LOC122570035 gene encoding snurportin-1, producing MVIINIIMATEMKDTLINMHKKKNDNLRAIFYKKPVKKDNYNLDVDNIDTFQEIRRRRLLQFQKKCRDTAFNIGRGILEEAFNSEDEYEEEMEIQKIDKKGYYYSKRNKNYANQLMMSEWMLEVPQDLVGKWIVVPCPQGKRTLLVARKGITKVYNRHGNNLGKFHSALPGGNPSEYRGSCTILDCLWIKQQKIYYILDVLAWSNQSLINCDTEFRFFWLRSKLQEIEELHKRDTYRNSFPILPLPNISCDTDISLALANLSYLYPLDGLLFYHKDGQYTKGRTPLVTWSKTFMLPEILGISVPPPLDEQPDGYIDFVHYILNNRAKKRKVESESQMDIVDENS from the exons AtggtaattattaatataattatggcAACTGagatgaaagatacgttaataaatatgcacaaaaagaaaaatgataatctACGTgccatattttataaaaaacctgttaaaaaagataattacaaTTTGGATGTGGATAACATTGATACTTTTCAAGAAATAAGACGTCGACGGCTACTACAATTTCAAAAAAA ATGTAGAGACACTGCATTTAATATTGGAAGAGGAATACTGGAAGAAGCATTTAATTCTGAAGATGAATATGaggaagaaatggaaattcaaaaaattgataaaaaggGATATTACTACTCTAAACGAAATAAGAATTATGCAAATCAATTAATGATGTCTGAGTGGATGTTGGAAGTACCTCAGGATCTTGTAGGAAAGTGGATTGTAGTACCATGTCCTCAAGGAAAACGAACTTTATTAGTTGCACGTAAA GGTATAACTAAAGTATATAACAGACACGGTAATAACCTTGGTAAATTCCATTCAGCACTTCCTGGTGGTAATCCATCTGAATATAGAGGTAGCTGTACCATTCTTGATTGTTTATGgataaaacaacaaaaaatatattatatcttagaTGTACTTGCATGGTCCAATCAGTCTTTAATAAATTGTGAT acTGAATTTAGGTTCTTTTGGTTGAGATCAAAGTTACaagaaatcgaagaattaCACAAAAGAGATACATATAGAAATAGTTTTCCTATATTACCATTACCAAATATCAGTTGTGATACTGATATAAGTTTAGCATTAGCAaatctttcatatttatatccATTAGAcggtttattattttaccataAAGATGGACAATATACTAAAGGTCGTACCCCACTTGTAACATGGTCAAAAACTTTTATGTTACCTGAAATACTTGGTATTTCAGTACCACCACCACTTGATGAACAACCTGATGGATATATAgattttgtacattatatcctTAATAATAGAGCTAAAAAAAGGAAGGTAGAATCAGAAAGCCAA ATGGATATTGTAGATGAGAATTCCTag
- the LOC122570041 gene encoding centromere protein L-like, whose amino-acid sequence MEDNIENILPSTSNTIHTICSLRTRGRQQFSLCVSSAPVEEIEAFNLEELLYKTWTIFGVSTLFNFHQDEVHLKQYAKRLREEVANNLSQEDVSYDAEFCVMKDITQRPSPLDPPPIKIEVYSENSNNQTNSKKCIYKGVFLSWRTTKNKLTAFNSVRLPLLLCRGTPSAIRTVHNVLSRMFDCMIIALPAHEDDLIWLVPIIITPADKEEQTKHTDEICMEYKIPELENTDTITIKFLVLDLIKILTVIVKDQNDEANVEIAFSLEHIEKFREVLYSQILELAGLQLGLCTLHKIILPTVTIMENRMKVMNADTMNRVLLYLNEKALDTFHTLNLE is encoded by the exons ATGGAAGATAACATAGAAAACATACTGCCAAGTACTAGTAATACTATTCACACAATATGTTCCCTTCGAACGAGAGGAAGACAACAATTTAGTTTGTGTGTTAGTTCTGCTCCAGTAGAAGAAATTGAAGCTTTTAACTTAGAAG aattattatataaaacttgGACTATTTTTGGAGTTTccactttatttaattttcatcaaGATGAAGTACATTTGAAACAATATGCAAAACGATTAAGAGAAGAAgttgcaaataatttatcacaAGAAGATGTTTCATATGATGCAGAATTTTGTGTTATGAAAGACATAACACAAAGACCTAGTCCATTGGATCCACCACCAATAAAG ATTGAAGTTTATTCTGAAAATAGTAATAATCAAACAAATTCaaagaaatgtatttataaaggAGTATTTTTATCATGGAGAactactaaaaataaattaaccgCTTTTAATTCTGTGAGATTACCTCTTTTATTATGTCGTGGTACACCAAGTGCTATAAGAACTGTTCATAATGTGTTAAGTCGTATGTTTGATTGCATGATTATTGCATTACCTGCACATGAGGATGATTTAATATGGCTTGTTCCAATTATAATTACTCCAGCAGATAAAGAGGAACAAACAAAACACACAGATGAAATTTGtatggaatataaaataccaGAACTAGAAAATACAGATACAATTACAATAAAGTTTCTAGTTttggatttaataaaaatattaacagt aattgTAAAGGATCAAAATGATGAAGCAAATGTTGAAATTGCCTTTAGTTTAGaacatatagaaaaatttcgtgAGGTCTTATACTCTCAAATATTAGAACTCGCTGGTTTACAATTAGGATTGTGtacattacataaaattattcttcctaCAGTTACGATAATGGAAAACAGG atGAAAGTAATGAACGCAGATACCATGAATcgcgttttattatatttaaatgaaaaagccCTTGATACATTTCACACATTAAATCTTGAGTAA